A single window of uncultured Pseudodesulfovibrio sp. DNA harbors:
- a CDS encoding polyprenyl synthetase family protein, with protein MEELLRYFQRELPEINGFLDKEADQLNGLVRDVAKHIIGSGGKRIRPLLTLLFARSLGYDKDDHHAIACSLELLHSATLLHDDYLDDAELRRGRPAAHLVFGRTETILAGDALLALANEMAARYGDAKLSWLLAKGTMETAVGEIEEIAFSKDPSLDRQTYMEIIIGKTARLIECACRCGAVLAGATPEQEDAAGEYGLNLGIAFQLVDDALDYASPTSETGKPEGGDLKEGKVTLPLILLMEEGDTAGCETLLEALKEKSLTDEQCQDILEQVRDGRYSEKTREEAAAYVEKAKACLDGFEPGEELSVLKQAADFVLTRTK; from the coding sequence ATGGAAGAACTTTTACGATATTTCCAACGAGAACTCCCTGAAATCAACGGTTTTCTCGACAAAGAGGCCGATCAATTGAATGGGTTGGTCCGGGACGTTGCCAAGCATATTATCGGCTCTGGCGGTAAACGTATCCGGCCTTTACTTACCTTGCTGTTTGCTCGTTCGCTCGGGTATGACAAGGATGATCACCACGCCATTGCCTGTTCGCTTGAACTGTTGCATTCGGCTACCCTGTTGCATGATGATTATCTCGACGATGCCGAGTTGCGGCGTGGCAGACCTGCTGCGCATCTGGTCTTTGGCCGTACCGAGACTATTCTGGCAGGCGATGCCCTGTTGGCCTTGGCCAATGAGATGGCTGCCCGCTATGGTGATGCCAAGCTTTCCTGGTTGTTGGCCAAAGGCACCATGGAAACCGCTGTAGGCGAGATCGAGGAAATAGCTTTTTCCAAAGATCCCTCATTGGACCGGCAGACCTACATGGAAATCATCATCGGCAAGACAGCTCGACTCATTGAGTGTGCCTGTCGATGTGGTGCTGTCTTAGCCGGGGCGACTCCCGAGCAAGAGGATGCAGCCGGTGAGTACGGCTTGAATCTTGGCATCGCATTCCAGTTGGTGGATGATGCTCTGGATTATGCGTCTCCCACTTCCGAGACCGGTAAGCCTGAAGGCGGCGATCTCAAGGAAGGCAAGGTTACATTGCCGTTGATTTTGCTCATGGAAGAAGGTGACACAGCCGGATGCGAAACTTTGCTGGAAGCCCTCAAAGAGAAATCTCTGACAGACGAACAGTGTCAGGACATCTTGGAACAGGTGCGGGATGGCCGATATTCGGAGAAGACTCGTGAAGAGGCCGCTGCGTATGTGGAAAAGGCCAAGGCGTGTCTGGATGGTTTCGAGCCAGGGGAAGAACTTTCCGTGCTCAAACAGGCTGCGGATTTTGTGCTGACCAGAACCAAGTAA